The Ovis aries strain OAR_USU_Benz2616 breed Rambouillet chromosome 6, ARS-UI_Ramb_v3.0, whole genome shotgun sequence genome includes a window with the following:
- the MED28 gene encoding mediator of RNA polymerase II transcription subunit 28, which yields MAASLGGMFSGQPPGPPQPPPGLLGQASLLQATPGVPRTSNSTLVDELESSFEACFASLVSQDYVNGTDQEEIRTGVDQCIQKFLDIARQTECFFLQKRLQLSVQKPDQVIKEDVSELRNELQRKDALVQKHLTKLRHWQQVLEDINMQHKKPADIPQGSLAYLEQASANIPAPMKQT from the exons ATGGCGGCTTCACTGGGAGGCATGTTCTCTGGACAGCCGCCCGGACCCCCGCAACCTCCGCCCGGGCTCCTGGGCCAGGCTTCGCTTCTTCAGGCCACGCCAGGCGTTCCGAGAACATCTAACAGTACCTTGGTGGACGAGTTGGAGTCATCTTTCGAG GCTTGCTTTGCTTCTCTGGTGAGTCAAGATTATGTCAATGGTACAGATCAGGAAGAAATTCGAACTG gTGTTGACCAGTGTATCCAGAAATTCCTGGATATTGCAAGACAGACAGAATGTTTTTTCCTACAGAAAAGATTGCAGTTGTCTGTCCAGAAACCAGATCAAGTTATCAAAGAG GATGTCTCAGAACTGAGGAATGAATTACAGCGAAAGGATGCTCTGGTCCAGAAGCACTTGACAAAACTAAGACATTGGCAGCAGGTGCTGGAGGACATCAACATGCAGCACAAGAAGCCAGCCGACATCCCTCAGGGCTCCCTGGCCTACCTCGAGCAGGCGTCTGCAAATATCCCTGCACCGATGAAGCAAACCTGA